The following coding sequences lie in one Paramormyrops kingsleyae isolate MSU_618 chromosome 15, PKINGS_0.4, whole genome shotgun sequence genomic window:
- the cdkn2c gene encoding cyclin-dependent kinase 4 inhibitor C yields MADLTEANKLTSASARGDLSEVETLLQSGADVNKANRFGRTALQVMKLGVPGLAEMLLEAKADPNKRDPVKDLTIAHDAARGGYLETLQVLVKYGADVNAVDSDGNLPLHLAAQAGYRDVVEFLEQCTADQGNTADDLTPTHSKEYIQGRMQSQN; encoded by the exons ATGGCTGATTTGACTGAAGCAAACAAGCTGACCAGTGCATCTGCAAGGGGAGACTTGTCAGAAGTTGAAACATTATTACAAAGCGGGGCAGATGTCAATAAGGCGAACCGTTTCGGCAGGACGGCGTTACAG GTAATGAAACTCGGTGTCCCCGGTCTTGCTGAGATGTTACTTGAAGCGAAGGCAGATCCGAATAAGCGCGACCCGGTGAAAGACCTGACGATCGCTCACGACGCCGCCCGGGGCGGCTACCTGGAAACGCTACAGGTTTTAGTGAAGTACGGCGCCGACGTCAACGCGGTGGACAGTGACGGCAACCTACCGCTGCACCTGGCCGCTCAGGCCGGCTACCGGGATGTGGTTGAGTTTCTGGAGCAGTGCACGGCGGACCAAGGGAATACGGCGGATGACCTGACGCCGACGCACAGCAAAGAGTACATCCAAGGGCGTATGCAATCTCAGAATTAa